The following proteins are encoded in a genomic region of Methanobrevibacter arboriphilus JCM 13429 = DSM 1125:
- the rd gene encoding rubredoxin: MSEEKKASYLCEVCGYVYDPAEGDPDNGIEPGTAFEDLPDDWVCPICFVGKEEFTKQE, translated from the coding sequence ATGAGTGAAGAAAAGAAAGCTAGCTATTTATGTGAAGTTTGTGGGTATGTTTATGACCCTGCTGAAGGTGATCCAGATAATGGAATAGAACCAGGAACTGCATTTGAAGATTTACCTGATGATTGGGTATGCCCTATCTGTTTCGTTGGAAAAGAAGAGTTTACTAAACAAGAATAA
- a CDS encoding tRNA-binding protein, which translates to MWDTTKDYRLLLGQKTINMFVGTARSGSFRGRWNKKMAIESAESMESDFQVLNYSYLDPEDLANTPEIANLEEKANLVLRYLGGEDWAHQFMAQTPKEEKEKAEEAIAKARFFIDTILGLKNRILFGEINDPIVAIDIKVGELMSVSHHHQNDGLMICNVNLGKRAIKVVTNDLTVKEGNNVAIAMLPPETFSGIASEGMFLGAGEGILKDVQGELGSMPKGIPLEALNESRNLIEGYLSK; encoded by the coding sequence ATGTGGGATACTACGAAAGATTATAGACTTTTACTTGGACAAAAAACCATTAATATGTTTGTTGGAACTGCTAGAAGTGGTAGCTTCAGAGGAAGGTGGAATAAGAAAATGGCTATAGAAAGTGCTGAAAGCATGGAAAGTGATTTTCAAGTCTTAAACTATTCATATTTAGATCCTGAAGATTTGGCAAATACTCCAGAAATAGCTAATCTAGAAGAAAAAGCTAATTTAGTTTTAAGATACTTAGGTGGAGAAGACTGGGCTCATCAGTTTATGGCTCAAACTCCGAAAGAAGAAAAAGAAAAAGCTGAAGAAGCAATAGCTAAAGCAAGATTTTTCATTGATACTATATTAGGATTAAAGAATAGGATATTGTTTGGAGAAATAAATGATCCTATTGTAGCAATTGATATTAAAGTAGGGGAGTTAATGAGTGTTAGTCACCATCATCAAAATGATGGGCTTATGATTTGTAATGTAAATCTTGGAAAAAGAGCTATTAAAGTAGTTACAAATGATTTAACAGTTAAAGAAGGAAATAATGTAGCTATTGCAATGCTTCCTCCAGAAACCTTTTCTGGAATAGCTAGTGAAGGAATGTTTTTAGGTGCAGGGGAAGGAATTTTAAAAGATGTTCAAGGAGAACTAGGTTCTATGCCTAAAGGAATTCCACTTGAAGCATTAAATGAAAGCAGGAATTTAATAGAAGGATATTTAAGTAAATAG
- a CDS encoding tRNA(Ile)(2)-agmatinylcytidine synthase, producing MIFIFLHIGIDDTDSPEGMCTTYLACHIINRLRDEKIFIEGSPRLIRLNPFARFKTRGNGGVSFKINIDGFSKEKIYLIKKIVLEDVEKLSETSCDNTNPGIVFFQGEITKEMENYAMKAIYSIISIKEAEKFLNKINAEFHKFKKGRGIIGSLAAISCPLKDYTYELLAYRKKENYGKKRQINKDSVYLMDKEVTDTFENIDLKNDYIAIEPRTPCPILYGIRGESLKGLKLAKSIVKTEEPIESYCIFKTNQHTDMHLQKIAKISDMEKYGCYIITGYVKEDPHVIEGGHVFFKLGDDSGEIDVAGYEPTKEFRKIIKQLKTGDQVQLFGGIGCGGTFNIEKIRIIELKNKQVFKNPICVCGKRMTSAGKNKGFKCKKCGNKLPNGKKIVEDEKRDLIEGKFYETPVSARRHLAKPLCRMDL from the coding sequence GTGATATTTATTTTTTTACACATTGGTATTGATGACACAGACTCTCCAGAAGGTATGTGTACAACTTATTTAGCTTGTCATATCATTAATAGGTTGAGAGATGAGAAAATATTTATTGAAGGGTCTCCTAGATTAATACGTTTAAACCCATTTGCAAGATTTAAAACTCGTGGAAATGGGGGAGTATCTTTTAAGATAAATATTGATGGATTTAGTAAAGAAAAAATATATCTAATAAAAAAAATAGTTCTTGAAGATGTAGAAAAGTTATCTGAAACATCATGTGATAATACAAACCCTGGAATAGTATTTTTTCAAGGTGAAATCACAAAAGAAATGGAAAATTATGCAATGAAAGCTATTTATTCAATAATCTCAATTAAAGAAGCAGAAAAGTTTCTAAATAAGATAAATGCAGAATTTCACAAATTTAAAAAAGGAAGAGGAATCATAGGATCTCTTGCAGCTATATCTTGTCCACTTAAAGATTATACTTATGAACTTTTAGCTTATAGAAAAAAAGAAAATTATGGTAAAAAAAGACAGATAAATAAAGACTCAGTTTATTTAATGGATAAGGAAGTTACTGATACTTTTGAAAATATAGATTTAAAAAATGATTATATAGCTATTGAACCTAGAACTCCATGTCCTATCCTATATGGAATAAGAGGAGAATCATTAAAGGGGTTAAAATTAGCTAAAAGCATAGTAAAAACAGAAGAACCAATTGAAAGTTATTGTATTTTTAAAACAAACCAACACACAGATATGCATCTTCAAAAAATAGCTAAAATCTCAGACATGGAAAAATATGGATGCTATATTATTACTGGATATGTGAAAGAAGATCCTCATGTAATTGAAGGGGGGCATGTTTTCTTTAAGCTTGGGGATGATTCTGGTGAAATAGATGTAGCTGGATATGAACCAACAAAAGAATTTAGAAAAATAATAAAACAGTTGAAAACAGGAGACCAAGTTCAATTATTTGGTGGAATAGGTTGTGGTGGAACTTTTAATATAGAAAAAATTAGAATAATAGAACTTAAAAATAAACAGGTTTTTAAAAATCCTATCTGTGTTTGTGGTAAAAGAATGACTTCAGCAGGGAAAAATAAAGGATTTAAATGTAAAAAATGTGGTAATAAATTACCTAATGGTAAAAAAATTGTCGAAGATGAAAAAAGGGATTTAATTGAAGGTAAATTCTATGAAACTCCTGTATCTGCTCGGAGACATTTAGCTAAACCTCTATGTAGAATGGATTTGTAA
- a CDS encoding DUF11 domain-containing protein, whose product MGFTIIFSSGLSAADVIIDNSTSEGIKGSLGNDTISLNNGTYTGVNNTNVNVPSGKNLTIQSQNPNNKAIIDCQGTWFLNNNGNLTLINLIIKNANGGAIGSNGYLTIINCTFINNTGGDGGAIRNNANSSIIGSTFINNTATGSGGAIYSYTGNLNVSDSNFINNIALSTGWGGGAIYTTSDTVIINNSNFTNNTSGFFGGAIMAQNGANFTILNSNFTDNNASYGGAVMNSAIANFNIFNSLFNSNNATKYGGAVYTHPNSGYTNIRNSIFNNNYASEYGGAIFSGKAMNLSGNLMSGNIAGIMGNAILNYGAMGVLNLTYLNNSTVKVDTGTNVVIFATLTDDMGNPVSYGNISFYVNGVLIGIVEVVEGYANITYYFNETEGIFPVTGQYSGNEMNVSTVNGTVLVHYDINILNGQLIVGDTNVTGDIKLDKNEYWVNETVKTTVNVKNNGPNIAKNVSVKINLPDGFVLNTGSIIVSKGSYDPNTGIWSIGDLNPDEEVMMTFNGKFNKDGEFSISMLVYGDNFNNSTSVANALVKQNSTPTPGPTPGPTPGPTPQPTPEPNYNKQNVNANMKETGIPIIAVILILLASLGLLTYKKGK is encoded by the coding sequence TTGGGGTTTACTATTATTTTTAGTAGTGGATTATCTGCTGCTGATGTTATTATTGATAATAGTACGAGTGAAGGTATTAAAGGAAGTCTTGGTAATGATACAATCAGTTTAAATAATGGTACTTATACTGGAGTTAACAATACTAATGTTAATGTTCCTTCAGGCAAGAATTTAACTATTCAAAGCCAAAACCCAAACAATAAAGCAATAATTGACTGTCAAGGTACATGGTTTCTTAATAATAATGGTAATTTAACTTTAATCAACCTAATCATAAAAAATGCTAATGGTGGGGCAATAGGCTCTAATGGTTATTTAACTATAATAAACTGTACTTTCATTAATAATACTGGTGGAGATGGTGGTGCTATTCGTAATAATGCTAATTCTAGTATTATAGGTTCTACTTTCATTAATAATACTGCGACTGGTAGTGGTGGAGCAATTTATAGTTATACTGGAAATTTAAATGTTTCAGATTCAAATTTCATTAATAATATAGCTCTTTCTACTGGTTGGGGTGGTGGTGCTATATATACTACCTCAGATACTGTAATAATAAATAACTCTAATTTTACAAATAATACTTCGGGATTCTTTGGAGGAGCTATAATGGCTCAAAATGGAGCGAATTTCACAATATTAAACAGTAATTTCACAGATAATAATGCAAGTTATGGTGGGGCTGTTATGAACTCTGCTATTGCCAATTTTAACATATTTAACTCTTTATTCAATAGTAACAATGCTACAAAATATGGTGGGGCAGTTTATACTCATCCTAACTCTGGGTATACAAATATACGTAATTCTATATTTAACAATAATTATGCAAGTGAATATGGTGGAGCTATATTTAGTGGTAAAGCTATGAATCTTTCTGGTAACTTAATGTCTGGTAATATTGCAGGTATTATGGGTAATGCTATACTCAATTATGGTGCTATGGGGGTTTTAAATTTAACTTACCTTAATAATAGCACTGTTAAAGTTGATACTGGTACTAATGTTGTTATTTTTGCTACTTTGACTGATGATATGGGTAATCCTGTTTCTTATGGAAATATTTCTTTCTATGTTAATGGAGTACTTATAGGAATTGTTGAAGTTGTAGAAGGCTATGCAAACATTACTTACTATTTTAATGAAACAGAAGGTATATTTCCAGTAACTGGTCAATATTCTGGTAATGAAATGAATGTTTCAACAGTTAATGGAACAGTTCTTGTCCATTATGATATCAATATATTAAATGGTCAACTAATTGTTGGTGATACTAATGTTACTGGTGATATTAAACTTGATAAAAATGAATATTGGGTTAATGAAACCGTGAAAACTACTGTTAATGTTAAAAATAATGGTCCGAATATTGCAAAAAATGTTTCAGTTAAAATTAACCTACCCGATGGATTTGTACTTAACACTGGCAGTATTATTGTTTCCAAAGGAAGTTATGATCCTAATACTGGTATTTGGTCTATCGGTGACTTAAACCCTGATGAAGAAGTAATGATGACTTTTAATGGTAAATTCAATAAAGATGGAGAGTTCAGTATTTCTATGTTAGTTTATGGAGATAATTTTAATAATTCAACTAGTGTAGCTAACGCTTTAGTTAAACAAAACTCAACACCTACTCCCGGACCAACACCAGGACCAACTCCTGGACCTACTCCTCAACCAACTCCAGAACCTAACTATAATAAGCAAAATGTAAATGCAAATATGAAAGAAACAGGAATTCCAATAATTGCTGTTATTTTGATATTATTAGCATCTTTGGGTCTTTTAACCTATAAAAAAGGTAAATAA
- a CDS encoding DNA alkylation repair protein, producing the protein MTVSEIITTFKKLSSPEDIEGMARFGITPEHTYGLRMPVIKKIAKNYKNDHELALSLWDINTRETRILASLVDDPKLVTQKQMDNWAADFDYWEICDQCCINLFRKTRFAYDKVYQWTNEDKEFVKRAGFALIAVLAVHDKKQDDEIFIKLLNIIERESKDNRNFVKKAVNWALRQIGKRNVKLNKIAIDKAEEIDKIDSKSAHWIAKNALKELKDEKTIQRIKKK; encoded by the coding sequence ATGACAGTTTCAGAAATTATAACTACATTTAAGAAATTATCAAGCCCTGAAGATATTGAAGGAATGGCAAGATTTGGAATCACCCCTGAACATACTTATGGTTTAAGAATGCCAGTTATTAAAAAGATAGCTAAAAATTATAAAAATGATCATGAGTTAGCTTTAAGTTTGTGGGATATTAATACTAGGGAAACTAGAATTTTAGCTTCTCTTGTAGATGATCCTAAATTAGTTACACAAAAACAAATGGATAATTGGGCAGCTGATTTTGATTACTGGGAAATTTGTGATCAATGTTGTATCAATCTTTTTAGAAAAACACGATTTGCATATGATAAGGTATATCAATGGACAAATGAAGATAAAGAATTTGTTAAGCGTGCAGGATTTGCACTTATTGCTGTTTTAGCTGTTCATGATAAGAAGCAAGATGATGAAATATTCATCAAACTTTTAAATATAATTGAAAGAGAATCAAAAGATAATAGGAATTTTGTTAAAAAAGCAGTGAATTGGGCTTTAAGGCAAATTGGAAAAAGAAACGTGAAATTAAATAAAATAGCTATAGATAAAGCAGAAGAGATTGATAAGATAGATTCAAAATCTGCTCATTGGATAGCTAAAAATGCTCTTAAAGAATTAAAAGATGAAAAAACAATCCAAAGAATAAAGAAAAAATGA
- a CDS encoding U32 family peptidase, with product MVMELLAPAGSYDVFKIAINLGADAVYLAGQNFGARAYAENFNTEEIKKSVEYAHLNNVKVFITVNTLINNFEIIDFLKYIFKLYKIGVDAVIVQDFGVLKLIKSIFPEMKIHASTQMSLNNYYSVLWAKENGISRVIFPREISIDEISKIHTKLKENNKELELEVFAHGALCYSISGKCYISSLNNGRSGNRGACTQPCRREYILKYKGHKVSDGYLLSTHDLNLSDDLNKLAKSGINSIKLEGRMKSEDYVGTIVNSYRNILDKKEGSFKDDLNFVFNRKFTKGYIMNQSPSEVMGRESSGHLGLYIGDIVAINREYPEIFEKIEISSKNSRNNRNRKNSKKNKNNKNNNNTNNNSNNSIKNINNSNNINNIENINNNNNNNNNNRNIYNNSNDVENSNSTELNSNINNTNNKGISNNNNNIQERKNRTVKEIKVSKENPINIEKGDGIAFKYGKKVKGIYIDDIIEQNDEYIIFNTTRNIRVGDEVYISYSRSINKELKKYKKEFIQSKIPISLNISLDKELHAKIETKFNLNNETIKFKYKSSSKFEKAINRPITKEEIEKQLSKTGNTSFFMNDIAINDLPDNLFIPTSRLNKIRREILDEASANLLNYYKKDKNKMKDAKSRLNRFIKNYKSKNIKNNENNSLNNVNSLKDKNNLNNKNILKNNNLKNKNNSKFKNNLGLSVFVDTLELVEIASKYDMKKIYFDPSYLFNNPEEYFENIEQILTNALAKITTQELVWVLPSFISDDEIEDCMKVFNSLESKKIPISIMSDIPGVNDLFNSNMYGNHTLNVWNNFCCEELSESGFKSLILSPELSYDEMKILVSKYIKKDIDLEIIAHGNLEVIVSNDDFSNLKDNKSLNMKKQDYAILEDKKRKKFKYKVLSDFNNKSHIINKDCLCLIDEISKIEKIGIDSIILDCRFSNNNYTSNTISIYQQGLKDTSKKNLDSLKNQIYSLSHSYLSKGNFLDGRIHEKNKKSKKSHNSKISLDI from the coding sequence ATGGTTATGGAATTATTAGCTCCTGCAGGTTCTTATGATGTTTTTAAAATTGCAATAAATCTTGGTGCAGATGCGGTTTACTTAGCTGGACAAAATTTTGGAGCTAGAGCATATGCAGAAAATTTTAATACCGAAGAAATTAAAAAAAGCGTAGAATATGCTCATTTAAACAATGTTAAAGTTTTTATAACAGTTAACACTTTAATAAATAACTTTGAGATAATTGATTTTTTAAAATACATATTTAAACTCTATAAAATAGGTGTTGATGCAGTTATTGTTCAAGATTTTGGGGTTTTGAAACTAATAAAATCTATTTTTCCAGAAATGAAGATACATGCCTCTACACAAATGTCATTAAATAATTACTATAGTGTGTTATGGGCAAAAGAAAATGGAATTTCTAGAGTTATATTTCCTCGAGAGATTAGTATTGATGAAATATCCAAAATACATACAAAATTAAAAGAAAATAATAAAGAGCTCGAATTAGAAGTTTTTGCACATGGAGCTCTTTGTTATTCAATTTCTGGAAAATGCTATATTTCATCATTAAATAATGGTAGAAGTGGTAATAGAGGGGCTTGCACACAACCTTGTAGAAGAGAATATATACTAAAATATAAAGGACATAAGGTTAGTGATGGCTACTTATTATCTACACATGATTTAAATCTCTCTGATGATTTAAATAAGTTAGCTAAATCAGGAATTAACTCAATTAAACTGGAAGGTAGGATGAAATCAGAAGATTATGTTGGAACTATTGTAAATTCCTATAGAAATATTCTAGATAAAAAAGAAGGTTCATTTAAAGATGATTTGAATTTTGTTTTCAATAGAAAATTTACAAAAGGATACATAATGAACCAATCTCCAAGTGAAGTTATGGGGCGTGAAAGTTCAGGGCATTTAGGATTATATATTGGAGATATAGTAGCTATAAATAGAGAATATCCAGAAATATTTGAAAAAATAGAAATTTCAAGCAAAAATAGTAGAAATAATAGAAATAGAAAAAATAGTAAGAAAAATAAAAATAATAAAAATAATAACAACACTAATAATAATAGTAATAATAGTATTAAGAATATTAATAATAGTAATAATATTAATAATATTGAGAATATTAATAATAATAATAATAATAATAATAATAATAGGAATATTTATAATAATAGTAATGATGTGGAAAATAGTAATAGTACTGAATTAAATAGTAATATTAACAATACTAATAATAAAGGTATTAGTAATAATAATAACAATATTCAAGAGAGAAAAAACAGAACTGTTAAGGAAATAAAAGTATCTAAAGAAAATCCTATCAATATAGAGAAAGGAGATGGAATAGCTTTTAAATATGGCAAAAAAGTTAAAGGAATATATATCGATGACATAATAGAACAAAATGATGAATATATTATCTTTAATACTACACGTAACATTAGAGTAGGAGATGAAGTTTATATAAGTTATTCTAGATCAATAAATAAAGAACTTAAAAAATATAAAAAAGAATTTATTCAATCAAAAATACCTATTTCACTAAATATATCTTTAGATAAAGAATTACATGCAAAAATAGAAACTAAATTTAATTTAAACAATGAAACTATCAAATTTAAATATAAATCCTCATCAAAATTTGAAAAAGCTATTAATCGCCCTATTACAAAAGAAGAAATAGAAAAACAATTGTCTAAAACAGGAAATACCTCATTTTTTATGAATGATATAGCTATTAATGATCTTCCAGACAATCTTTTTATCCCAACTAGCAGATTAAATAAAATTCGTCGTGAAATATTAGATGAAGCTAGTGCAAATTTGTTAAATTATTATAAAAAAGATAAAAATAAGATGAAAGATGCTAAAAGTAGATTAAATCGTTTTATTAAAAATTATAAATCTAAAAATATAAAAAATAATGAAAATAATAGTTTAAACAATGTTAATAGTTTAAAAGATAAAAATAACTTAAATAATAAAAATATCTTAAAAAATAATAATTTAAAAAATAAAAATAATTCAAAATTTAAGAATAATTTAGGATTATCTGTCTTTGTAGATACCCTTGAATTAGTTGAAATTGCTTCAAAATACGACATGAAGAAAATTTATTTTGACCCCTCTTATTTATTCAATAATCCTGAAGAATATTTTGAAAATATAGAACAGATATTAACCAATGCATTAGCTAAAATAACAACACAAGAGTTAGTTTGGGTTTTACCATCATTTATATCTGATGATGAGATTGAAGATTGTATGAAAGTTTTCAATAGTTTAGAAAGTAAAAAAATCCCAATATCTATAATGAGTGATATTCCTGGGGTTAATGATTTATTTAATTCTAATATGTATGGTAATCATACCTTGAATGTATGGAACAATTTTTGTTGTGAAGAATTAAGTGAATCTGGCTTTAAAAGCTTAATCTTATCTCCTGAGCTATCTTATGATGAAATGAAGATTTTAGTTTCAAAATACATAAAAAAGGATATAGATCTTGAAATTATTGCACATGGAAACTTAGAAGTAATTGTTAGTAATGATGATTTCTCTAATTTAAAAGATAATAAAAGTCTTAATATGAAAAAACAAGATTATGCTATACTAGAAGATAAAAAAAGAAAAAAATTTAAGTATAAAGTCCTATCTGATTTTAATAATAAAAGCCATATTATAAATAAAGATTGTTTATGTTTAATTGATGAAATAAGTAAGATTGAAAAGATTGGTATTGATTCCATCATATTAGACTGTAGATTTTCAAATAATAATTATACATCTAATACTATCTCAATATATCAACAAGGACTAAAAGACACAAGTAAAAAGAATCTAGATTCTCTTAAAAACCAAATATATTCATTATCACATTCTTATCTAAGTAAAGGAAACTTTTTAGATGGGCGTATACATGAAAAAAATAAAAAATCAAAAAAAAGTCATAATTCTAAAATAAGTCTAGATATCTAA
- a CDS encoding MmgE/PrpD family protein, which produces MIVEEISKFIVNLDYDEIPETAIEKAKLCFLDFLGVTNRGFLEESVQIALKSVEELFGFNTTLNNNSNNNINNINNSNNINNINNIENINNNRNIYNNSNDVENSNNTELNSNINNTNTKGINNKKSSIIGNGYSNISISGFINGISAHALELDDGHRFAQIHPGSVVFPPAIAISEANNIDGKKFLEAVICGYEVAIFLGILANPQHRNQGFHTSGTVGTFAAGAVVAKLLDLDLEKTINTLGLCGTQSSGLLESDHKGTMGKHLHIGNAVYNGILSGFLAKNGFTGAGSIIDGEEGFLRSMCLEMFKNTDLCSSNNIQDYLNHCLDEPLDEPLDEPLNESVDRPLDEYLDKYLHKYLYENLGKFHINDVYLKKYPFCRHLHSSIDTTLNIKNKFDFKVKNIKKITIETYKIASEHDNFNPESKEDIKQSLPYAVAISCFDKVDINNLNCLNFAKDHNLNDIIKIINIKESEEFNKLTPNNRPSKVIVETNNNVYEDYIMLPKGESENPFTKEDILKKFKSLNPNFDLNKLKSIDNIESSNIADFMKTVNI; this is translated from the coding sequence ATGATTGTAGAGGAAATATCTAAATTCATTGTAAATTTAGATTATGATGAAATTCCTGAGACAGCTATTGAAAAAGCTAAACTATGTTTTTTAGACTTTTTAGGGGTGACTAATAGAGGATTTCTTGAAGAAAGTGTTCAAATAGCTTTAAAATCTGTTGAAGAACTTTTTGGTTTTAATACTACTCTAAATAATAATAGTAATAATAATATAAATAATATTAATAACAGTAATAATATTAATAATATTAATAATATTGAGAATATTAATAATAATAGGAATATTTATAATAATAGTAATGATGTGGAAAATAGTAATAATACCGAATTAAATAGTAATATTAACAATACTAATACTAAGGGTATTAATAATAAAAAATCTTCTATTATTGGAAATGGTTATTCAAATATTTCTATTTCTGGTTTTATAAATGGTATTTCTGCACATGCTCTTGAATTAGATGATGGCCATAGATTTGCACAAATACATCCAGGTTCTGTTGTTTTTCCACCTGCAATAGCTATATCTGAGGCAAACAATATTGATGGAAAAAAATTTTTGGAGGCAGTTATCTGTGGATATGAAGTAGCTATTTTTCTTGGAATTTTAGCTAATCCACAACACAGAAACCAGGGATTTCACACTAGTGGAACTGTAGGAACTTTTGCTGCAGGTGCAGTTGTAGCTAAATTACTTGATTTAGATTTAGAAAAAACAATAAACACTCTTGGACTTTGTGGAACTCAAAGTTCTGGTCTTCTTGAATCAGATCATAAAGGAACAATGGGAAAACACCTCCACATAGGAAATGCAGTCTATAATGGGATTTTATCAGGATTTCTCGCAAAAAATGGTTTTACTGGGGCAGGATCTATTATTGATGGAGAAGAAGGCTTTCTAAGATCTATGTGTCTTGAAATGTTTAAAAATACAGATTTATGTAGTTCAAATAATATTCAAGATTATTTAAATCATTGTTTGGATGAACCTCTAGATGAACCTCTGGATGAACCTCTAAATGAATCTGTAGATAGACCTCTAGATGAATATTTAGATAAATATTTACATAAATATCTATATGAAAATCTTGGGAAATTCCATATTAATGATGTTTATTTGAAGAAATACCCTTTTTGTAGACATTTACATTCTTCCATAGACACTACTTTAAATATTAAGAATAAATTTGATTTTAAGGTTAAAAATATTAAAAAAATAACTATTGAAACCTATAAAATAGCTAGTGAACATGATAATTTTAATCCAGAATCTAAGGAAGACATTAAGCAAAGTTTACCTTATGCAGTAGCTATTTCTTGCTTTGATAAAGTTGATATTAACAATTTAAATTGTTTAAATTTTGCTAAAGATCATAATTTGAATGATATAATTAAAATAATAAATATTAAAGAATCTGAAGAATTTAATAAGTTAACTCCTAATAATAGACCTTCTAAAGTTATCGTTGAAACTAATAATAATGTTTATGAAGATTATATAATGCTTCCTAAAGGTGAATCAGAAAATCCTTTTACAAAAGAGGATATTTTGAAAAAATTCAAGTCACTTAATCCAAATTTTGATTTGAATAAGTTAAAAAGTATTGATAATATCGAATCTTCAAATATCGCTGATTTTATGAAAACAGTTAATATTTAA
- a CDS encoding peptidase gives MKKTKHSLKKLGINEISSNYVSEKRFSDGSQYKFEVPGIQNPSALISLISACEEKDVKIHRVTQTKGIMFLTDEEIEEMVKLAKYNSLDLFLSVGPRAVYDTSATAQTKEGSRIGYRLRGYDNLVYAIEDVKRALELGVRGIVIYDEGLLLVLAKMRENGEIAKDTKFKLSAHAGAANPASAKLFESIGLNSFNPVRDLSISMIGSIRDAIDIPIDIHTENPKSTGGFIRHYEVPEIIKVGSPVYLKTGGSVAKHHNWETTSVEARKRIKQVLLVQNVIDRYYPEAVVSK, from the coding sequence ATGAAAAAAACTAAACATTCTCTTAAAAAACTTGGAATCAATGAAATTAGTTCTAATTATGTTTCAGAAAAAAGATTTTCTGATGGTAGTCAGTATAAATTTGAAGTTCCAGGTATTCAAAATCCTTCTGCTTTAATTTCTTTAATTTCTGCTTGTGAAGAAAAAGATGTTAAAATTCATAGAGTGACCCAGACAAAAGGAATCATGTTTTTAACTGATGAAGAAATTGAAGAAATGGTTAAATTAGCTAAATATAATAGTTTAGATCTTTTTTTAAGTGTTGGACCTCGTGCTGTATATGATACTAGTGCTACAGCTCAAACTAAAGAAGGTTCAAGGATAGGATATCGTCTTAGAGGTTATGATAATTTAGTTTATGCAATTGAAGATGTAAAAAGAGCATTAGAGCTAGGAGTTAGAGGGATAGTAATTTATGATGAAGGTCTTCTATTGGTGTTAGCTAAAATGAGAGAAAATGGAGAAATAGCTAAGGACACTAAATTTAAGCTTTCTGCACATGCGGGTGCTGCTAATCCTGCTTCTGCAAAATTATTTGAATCTATTGGTTTAAATTCTTTTAATCCTGTTCGAGATTTATCTATTTCTATGATTGGAAGCATTAGGGATGCAATTGATATTCCTATTGATATTCACACTGAAAATCCAAAGTCTACTGGTGGCTTTATACGTCATTATGAAGTTCCTGAAATAATCAAGGTTGGTTCTCCAGTTTATTTAAAAACAGGAGGATCGGTAGCTAAACATCATAATTGGGAAACTACATCTGTTGAAGCTAGAAAAAGAATCAAACAAGTTCTCTTAGTTCAAAATGTAATTGATAGATATTATCCAGAAGCTGTTGTTTCTAAATGA